The Malassezia japonica chromosome 8, complete sequence genome includes a window with the following:
- the CCT8 gene encoding T-complex protein 1 subunit theta (COG:O; antiSMASH:Cluster_1; EggNog:ENOG503NUID) has protein sequence MALKVPRAGGPNLFKDGYKHMEGIEEAVLRNIQAVGELSNIVRTSFGPIGRNKMVVNHLGRMFVTSDAATIIREMEVVHPAAKLIVFASQQQEAEMGDGTNFVLILAGELLRKAEGLIALGLHPTEIVQGFALARDRALEELEHLSLATLSSPPTQESLALALRPALASKQYGSEDVLAPLVAQAVHLVLPSQDTLRDLSVDNVRVVKIMGGSLAQSRVVRGMVFGRVPEGSVKTARHAKVAVYSCGIDISQTETKGTVLLHNANELKSFSRGEEVQLEKALTEIAEANVKVVVAQSTVGELALHYLNRLGIFVLKVQSKFDLQRLCRLLGATPLARLGAPTAEEAGWVDTAETTEIGGDRVTVLRQEEDQPGGKSKPRLATIVLRGATTSHLDDLERTIDDGINAVKALTRDPRLVPGAGASEIELARRVFEYGEKTPGLNQHAIKKFGEALQVIPRTLAETAGLDATEVVSRLLAKHASSDAADLGVDVDNEADGTVSTVAAQIFDVLVAKHWAIKYATSAAIDVLKVDSIIMSKAAGIKAPGKNPNWDED, from the coding sequence ATGGCGCTGAaagtgccgcgcgcgggcgGCCCCAACCTGTTCAAGGATGGATACAAGCATATGGAAGGCATCGAAGAGGCCGTTCTGCGGAACATTCAGGCCGTAGGCGAGCTGTCGAATAtcgtgcgcacgtcctTTGGCCCGATTGGGCGCAACAAGATGGTCGTCAACCACCTCGGGCGCATGTTTGtcacgagcgacgccgcgacgaTCATCCGCGAGATGGAAGTTGTGCATCCCGCTGCGAAGCTCATCGTCTTTGCCTCGCAGCAGCAAGAGGCCGAGATGGGCGACGGCACCAACTTTGTGCTGAtcctcgccggcgagcttctgcgcaaggccgagggcctcattgcgctcggcctgcaccCCACCGAGATCGTGCAAGGGTTTGCCCTTGCACgcgaccgcgcgctcgaagagctcgagcacctctcgctcgcgacgctctcgtcgccgccgacgcaagagtcgctcgcgctcgcgctgcgccccgcgctcgcctcgaAGCAGTACGGCTCGGAGGAcgtccttgcgccgctcgtcgcgcaggccgtgcaCCTCGTGCTCCCGTCGCAggacacgctgcgcgacctgaGTGTCGACAATGTGCGTGTCGTCAAGATCATGGGCGGCTCCCTCGCCCAGagccgcgtcgtgcgcgggATGGTCTTTGGCCGCGTGCCGGAGGGCTCGGTCAAGACTGCGCGCCACGCCAAGGTCGCCGTGTACTCGTGCGGCATTGATATCTCGCAGACCGAGACCAAAGGCACTGTCCTCCTGCACAATGCAAACGAGCTCAAGAGCTTTTCGCGCGGCGAAGAGGTGCAGCTTGAAAAAGCGCTCACCGagatcgccgaggcgaaCGTCAAGGTGGTCGTGGCGCAGAGcaccgtcggcgagcttgcgctgcacTACCTTAACCGCCTCGGGATCTTTGTGCTAAAGGTGCAGAGCAAGTTTgacctgcagcgcctctgccgcctgctcggtgCGACGccactcgcgcgcctcggcgcgccgaccgccgaAGAGGCGGGCTGGGTGGACACTGCCGAGACGACCGAGATCGGTGGCGACCGCGTCAcggtgctgcgccaggaAGAGGACCAGCCCGGAGGCAAGTCCAAGCCGCGTCTCGCGACGATTGTGCTGCGTGGCGCCACGACGtcgcacctcgacgacctcgagcgcacgatCGACGACGGAATCAACGCGGTCAAGGCGCTCACGCGCGACCCCCGCCTCGTGCCGGGCGCCGGTGCGAGCGAGATTgagctggcgcgccgcgtgttTGAGTACGGCGAAAAGACCCCCGGTCTGAACCAGCACGCGATCAAAAAGtttggcgaggcgctgcaggtgATCCCCCGCACGCTGGCCGAGACCGCGGGCCTGGATGCGACCGAGGTCGTGAGCCGGCTCTTGGCGAAGCACGCGTCGTCCGACGCGGCGGACCTGGGTGTGGACGTCGACAACGAGGCCGACGGCACCGTCTCGACGGTGGCTGCGCAGATCTTTGACGTGCTCGTGGCCAAGCACTGGGCGATCAAGtacgcgacgagcgccgcgatcgaCGTGCTCAAGGTCGATTCGATCATCATGAGCAAGGCGGCGGGCATCAAGGCCCCCGGCAAGAACCCCAACTGGGACGAGGACTAG
- a CDS encoding uncharacterized protein (EggNog:ENOG503NWT8; TransMembrane:1 (o273-291i); antiSMASH:Cluster_1; COG:I) translates to MYDVVVYGATGFTGQLTAQYLAEHPQAPAIALAGRNVAKLRKVREQLDVPKERRDAIQLIEASAEDPASIQAFARSTKAIINTVGPYLKLGGFDVVKAAVEAGAGYVDLAGESVFYARLIQELHEAAQKTHAVIVPSSAMDSLPFDISTYLAVKEVKKALGGNADVGRVESGYAAQGSFSGGSFASLASMRTHPELFKYAQPYMLSPVKGAATSPWFFTRYMPQFGRSGAFTILSPHNTRVLNRTWGLLEEARLPERYGPTFSFLDVFVAPNYLLSFLVSVTCTVLAWVLVNVPHIEKGLAWIAPPGTGASKEALESGYLDARTVAYARDGKTRGLVVFRAKGDPGYLKTAAFLGEMALTIALEKERLTPMAKQGGILTPATVAPEIIAARLGKYAGVTIKGTKVSDSEDVSKVLA, encoded by the coding sequence ATGTATGACGTTGTCGTGTATGGTGCCACTGGCTTTACCGGCCAGCTTACGGCGCAGTACCTCGCCGAACACCCTCAGGCACCGGCCATAGCACTTGCAGGACGCAATGTCgccaagctgcgcaaggtgcgcgagcagctcgacgtgcccaaagagcgccgcgacgcaaTTCAGCTGATCGAGGCGTCGGCTGAAGACCCCGCGAGCATCCAAGCGTTCGCACGCAGTACCAAGGCCATTATCAACACCGTCGGGCCCTACCTGAAGCTGGGCGGATTCGACGTCGTCAaggccgccgtcgaggcgggGGCGGGGTACGTCGACCTGGCCGGCGAGTCGGTGTTTTATGCGCGCCTCATCCAagagctgcacgaggccgcgcaAAAGACGCACGCCGTCATTGTGCCGTCGTCTGCGATGGACTCGCTCCCGTTCGACATCTCGACATACTTGGCCGTGAAAGAGGTGAAGAAGGCGCTGGGTGGCAATGCCGATgtcgggcgcgtcgagagCGGTTATGCGGCGCAAGGCTCGTTTTCGGGGGGCTCGTTTGCGAGTCTCGCAAgcatgcgcacgcaccCCGAGCTGTTCAAGTACGCGCAGCCGTACATGCTGAGCCCGGTCAAGGGGGCCGCCACGTCCCCGTGGTTCTTCACGCGGTACATGCCACAGTTTGGGCGGAGCGGCGCATTCACCATCCTCTCACCGCACAACACGCGTGTCTTGAACCGCACGTGGGGCCTGTTggaggaggcgcgcctgccggAGCGGTACGGACCGACGTTTAGCTTCTTGGACGTGTTCGTCGCGCCGAATTACCTGCTGTCCTTCCTCGTTTCGGTCACCTGCACGGTGCTCGCTTGGGTACTCGTAAACGTTCCGCATATCGAAAAAGGGCTCGCGTGGATCGCTCCGCcgggcaccggcgcctcaaaggaggcgctcgagagcgGATACTTGGACGCCCGTACCGTGGCctacgcgcgcgacggcaagacgcgcggcctcgtcgtgTTCCGTGCAAAGGGCGACCCTGGCTACCTCAAGACGGCCGCGTTCCTTGGCGAAATGGCGCTCACGATTGCGCTCGAAAAAGAGCGCCTCACGCCGATGGCCAAGCAGGGCGGCATCCTCACTCCGGCCACGGTTGCGCCAGAGATCATCGCCGCACGTCTCGGCAAGTATGCGGGCGTGACGATCAAGGGCACCAAGGTGTCCGATTCCGAAGATGTGTCCAAGGTGCTTGCGTAA